DNA sequence from the Myxococcales bacterium genome:
CTGCACTGGCGGCGCCTGGCCGCCCGCGGCTTCAACCAGGCCGAGGCCCTGGCTCGCCACGCCCGCCGCGTCGCCGGCGTGGCCCCGCGCCTCGACACCCGGATCCTCCGGCGCACCCGCGCCACCGCGCCCCAGACCCACCTCGACGGCGCCGCCCGGCGCGCGAACCTCGATGGCGCGTTCGCCGTGCGCCAGCCGCGCCGGGTCGCCGGCCGCCGGGTGCTGCTGCTCGACGACGTCGTCGCCACTGGCGCGACCATGGCCGCCGCGGCCCACGCCCTGCGCGCCGCCGGCGCCGCCGCGGTCATCGGCTTCGCCTGCGCCCGCGCCGAGCGGTGACCGATCACCGCTGGCGCCGCCGCGGTCAGCGCCTCCGCCCGCGCCCGGGCCGCCGCCGCCCGCGGTCATCGGCTGCGCGTGCGCCAGGGCGGAGCGGTGATCGCCCGCCGATGTGCCGCCGCCGCCCGCGGTCATCGGCTGCGCGTGCGCCCGCGCGGAGCGGTGATCGACCCACCGACGCGGCCGCCGCGGTCATCGGCTGCGCGTGCGCCCGCGCCGCCGCCGCGGTCATCGACTTCGCCTGCGCCCGGGCCGCGGCCGCGGTCATCGGCTGCGCGTGCGCCGAGCGGTGATCGCCCGGGGCGCCGGCGACGCCCCAGTCCTCGGCTGCGCGTGCGCCCGCGCCGAGCGGTGATCGCGCGGGTCGCCGGCGACGCCCAGTCATCGGCTGCGCGCGCGCCCGCGCCCGCGCCGAGCGGTGATCGACCGCCGGCGCGCCGCCCCTGGCCCCCGCCGCTACTGCCGCTCGAAGATGATGAACTCGACGCGGTCGTTGATCTGCTCGGCGCCCTTGGCCTTCTTGGGCACCAGCGGCCGCTTCGAGCCGATGCCGCGCGAGTCGAGGCGCTCGGGCTCGACGCCCCAGTTGACCAGCCAGGTGCGGATCTCGTCGGCGCGCTTCTGCGACAGCGCCTCGTCGCCGGGGCCGCGCGGGTGGACGTGGACCGTGATGCGCAGCCGCTTGATCTTGCGGTCGGCCCGCATCGTCGCGCCGATCTGCGACAGCGCCTTGGGGGCGTTCTTGCTGAGCTTGGTGGTCGTGCCGACGAACGTGACCGGGTCGAGCACCTCGATGCGATCGGGCATGACCATGATCAGCGAGTCGCCCTTGTCGGGGCAGCCGTCCTCGTCGGCGTTGCCGTTGATGGTCTCGGGCTCCATCGCGCACTGGTCGAGCACGTCGGGCACGCCGTCGCCGTCGTTGTCCGGCTCCTCGCAGCCGTCGTCGTCCTGGAAGCCGTCCTTGTCCTCGGGCTCGGACGGGCACTTGTCCTCGGTGTCGGGCACGCCGTCGCCGTCGTTGTCGGGATCGATGCAGCCGTCGTCGTCCTCGAACCCGTCCTTGTCCTCGGGCTGGTTCGGGCACTTGTCGTCGGCGTCGAGCAGGCTGTCCTTGTCGTTGTCGGCGTCGGGGCAGCCGTCCTCGTCCTCGAAGCCGTCCATGTCCTCGGCGTCGAGCTTGCACGCGTCGTCGGCGTTGACCACGCCGTCGCCGTCGTCGTCGCCCACGTCGCGCGGCGGCGGCGGCACGTAGATGTGCAGCGGCGCGTCCTTGCGGGCCTTGGGCGAGAACGACAGCATCAGGAAGCCGCGCACCTTGGGCGCGCCGATGCCGGCGCGGAGGCCGGTGCCGCCGCCCAGCGACAGCGCCACGCTCTGGCCCATCCGGTAGCGCAGCCCGACGGTCGCCTCGATCGGGCTGGCCGCGGCGGCGTCGTCGCTGCCCAGGCCCATCCGGCCGAAGGTCTCGCCGATCAGCCACAGCTTCTCGAGGGTGCGCACCGACACCCCGGCGCCGAACAGCACCTGGTGGCCCTGGGTCATGCCCGCGAACTCGGTGGCGCCGCCGCGCACCAGGAAGCCGGCGTTGGCGGCCAGGGTGATCCGCTTGCCGGCGGCCTGCGACAGCAGCAGCCGCGCGGCGCCGGTCACCGTGCCCGAGCCCGCGAACTGATCGGCCTTGGCGGTCGGCGCGGTGATCGTCGCCGACGCGCCGACCTTGGTCTTGGCGCCGTCGACCAGGGCGTAGCGGGCCAGCACGCCGATGTCGCCGATCGTGCTGCCGCCGCCGTTGCTGAAGTCGAGGCCGGCGATGCCGGGGTTGGCGCCCTGCTGCGACAGCAGCGGGACCCGCACGCCCAGCTCGAGCTTGGCGGCGATCGCGTACGCGAACCCGAGCTCGACCGCGGTCCGGCCCGAGACGATGTCGCCGCCCGCCATCCCGGTGTCGGCGATCGTCATCGGCGACACCGCGTGGTTGAACGCCAGGTCCAGGGCCCACGCGCCCTTGGCGCCGACGGTCGGCGACTCGATCGCGAACATCTGGCCCTCGGTGGCCGGGGCCGGCGAGAACGTGCTGAGCTCGAGGTCGCGCGAGCCCTGGGCCGCCGCCGGCGCCGCGGTGGCCGCGACCGCCGCGATCACGGCCAGCGCCAGCACGCCGCGCGCGGCCCGCCGACGGCGCATCGCGACCGCCAGCGCCAGCACCAGCAGCGCGACCGTGCCGCGGCCGCCCTTGCCCGACGTGCTGCAGCCGCCGCCGCCGCGGACCTGGACGTCGACCGCGGTCAGGGTGACCGGGATCTGCGCGTGCGGGAAGGTGTCGCCGTCGAGGTAGACGTCGGCGGTGAAGGTCACGTCGCCCGCGGTCTGCGCGGTGATCGTCAGGTCGTAGACCTCGGTCTCGCCCATCGCCAGCTCGCGCTCGGCGTCGCCGACCACCTCGACCCGGGCCTGGGCCGACGTCGGCCGCAGCTCGATCGTGAAGGGCTCGGCCGGGATGGCCTCGTTCTTCGCGGTCAGGCCGGTCGGGAACACCTCGGTCAGCCGCACCGGCACGCCCACCGCCAGCACGTCGGTCGCGGTCACGCCGCTGGTGACCGTCACGGGGCGCACGATCGAGGTGCCGCTCAGCGTGACCTCGGCCATCGCGTTGCCCTCGTCGTCGTTCATCACGGTGATCGCGCCGGTGTAGCTCTGGTAGGCCTCGTCGGCCGGCCGGAACTCGACGGTCACGTCCTGGCACACCGGCGCGCCGCCCGGCGCCGCGACGCCGGTCAGGCTCAGCGTCGACGCGCTGGTGACGTCGAACGGCGCCGCCGGGTCGGTGATCATCGACACCGCCAGCGCGGCCTCGCCGGTGTTGCACACCGCCACGGTCTTGACCGCGCGCGGGTCGTCGGCCCGCGGGTTGCGATACACGTCGCCGAACGCGATCGTCGGGGCGCTGACGCTGACGTGCTGATCGACGCCGTAGCCGGTCAGCGTGATCGCCTGGCCCAGCGGCTGGCGCACGCCGCCGACGTAGTAGCCGGTGGTGTTGATCGTGAACGACGACGACTCCATCGTCGCCGCCGAGCGCTCGACCGACGGGTCGAAGCGCACCATCATCGTGACCGACTCGCCGCTGGCGATCGTGCCCGGCATCGCGCCGACCAGCGAGAACGACCCGGTCGGGTTGGTGACGCCCGAGATCACCAGCGGGGCCGCGCCCGCCGGCAGCATGTTGGTGACCGTCAGCGGTAGCACCCGGCCGCCGACCAGGTCGACGTCGACCCCGCCGAAGTCGAGCGCCGCGCCCGGGTTGAGCGCCATCGTCGGGCCGACCGAGGTCATCGTCAGGGCCACGGTGCGGTGGGCGTCGGCCCCCGGCAAGGTCGAGGTCACGTCGAGCGTGGCGGTGAACACCCCGAGCATCGCGTCGTTGGGATCGGCGGTGACCGTGACGTCGAGCTGCTGGCCGGTGATCAGGGTGGGCAGCGTCCCCGGCACGCCCGCGATGGTGTAGTTGCCGGCGGCCCCGATCAGCGTCACCGAGGTCAGCGGCGCCGCCGCCTGGCCGATGTTCTTGAAGCAGAACCCCTGCGGCCGGGACGCGTCCCACGCGACCTGGCCGTAGTCGTACGCCGACAAGGTGTTGACGCAGCCCGCGCCCGCGCCCGGCATGATCACCAGGCCCGAGTCGACGCCGTCGCCGGTGACCGTGAAGGCCAGCGTGTTCCAGTCGGTCGCGAGCGTCACGGTCGCGGTGCCCTGGGTGTTCAGGGTCGGCATGAACGTGATCGGCAAGGTGATCGTCCCGCCCGCCGGCACGACCATCGCCGAGGCCGCGCCGAGGGTGTAGCCCTGGGCCGCCGGCGCCGAGGTGATCGTGCTGATCGTGACCGGGCGGTTGCCGATGTTGGAGATCGTGACCGTGGTCATCTTCGACTGGTTGAGGAACGTGGTGCCGAAGTCGATGGTGTTGGTCGGCTGGGTGTAGGCGAACGGCGTCGCCGAGGTGACGACGATGCGGCCGCGGATGGCCGAGCAGCTCAGGCCCACGTCGACCGCGGTGTCGTTGTTGCTGTCGTTGACCACGGAGATGGTGCCGGTGCGGGTGCCCTGGGTGTCGGGCGAGCACGCGACCGTCCAGCTGGCGGTGCCGGCCGGCGCGATCGTGGTCGTGGCCGGCCCCACGAGGTCGAAGTCGGCGGTGTTGCTGTTGGTCACCGAGGTGATCGTCAGCGTCATCGAGCCGGTGTTCTGGACCGTGATGGTCTGGGTCGCCGAGGTGGCGCCGACGTTGGTGTCGGTGAACGTCACCGCGCCGCCGACCGTCGGCGGCGCCGACGGCACCGGCGCGGTCAGCGCGACCAGCGGCTCGACGCCGGTGCCGCTCACGGCGATGTTGACCGACGGCGTGCTGACGTCGCTCGAGGCGACGTTGACGTTGCCGGTCACCGGGCCGGTCACCGTCGGCCGGAACGACACGGTCACCGTCACCGCGGTGGCGCCCGGGTTGAGGGTGCCGGTGCAGCCCGGGGCCGAGCACGCGATCGAGAAGTGCTGGGCCGGGGGCGACACCGTGTAGGTCATCGCCGACGTGGTCGTGCCGGCCGGGTTCGAGATCGTGAAGGTCCGGGTGGTCGGGCTGGTGTTGTTGATGCGCTGGTTGCCGAAGTCGGCCAGCGGCGTGCCGGCGATCTGCAGGTCCGGCGTCGCGCCGGTGCAGGTGAGCGAGACGGTCTTGGGCGAGGCCGGGTCGTCGGTCGGGATGTTGAGGGTGCCGGTCTTGAGGCCGATCGTCGCCGGGTCGCACCGCAGCGTGATCGTCGTGTTGCCGCCGGCGGCGACCGAGGGCAGCGAGCTGCAGGTCTGGCCGGTCGTGCACGAGCCGAAGGCGAAGGTGAAGTTGCCCGACGGGTCGCCGGTGATCGTCATCGAGCCGACCAGGTTGAGCGAGACGCCGCCGGAGTTGGTGATGACCAGGGGCTGCGTCACGCCGCCGGCCGCGGCGATGTCGACGGTGCTGAAGCTCAGCGTGTTGGCCGCCGACACCGTCGAGATCGCGCCCGTGCCGGCGACCGGGATGACCTTGGTCGCGTCCGTCGGATCAGGGTCGTTGGTCGTGAGCGTGATCGAGCCCGAGCGGGCGCCGACCGCGGTGGGGACGAACCCGACCTGGATGGTCGCGTTGGCGCCGGCCGCGACCGTGCCCGTGCACGTCGGGTGGGTGACGCAGGTCAACGGGAACTCGCCGGCGGACGAGGTCACCGCCGTGTAGGTCAGGGCCTGGGCGCCGGCGGCGTTCGAGATCGTGATGGTCTTGACCGCGGCCGGGGTCCCGACCCGGATCGTGCCGAAGTTGGTCGGGGTCGTCACCGACAAGGTCGGCGGCACCGTCGTGCACGACAGCGTCACCACGTCGGTGGCGCTGACGCCGTCGTCGCTGGTGATGGTCAGGGTCGCCCCGAAGGTGCCGCCCGTG
Encoded proteins:
- a CDS encoding choice-of-anchor D domain-containing protein, whose translation is MVGVGTLGWTAGAASAAIAVSPPTLDFLQVNVGTPSAPQTVTITNDDNMATASVTMQPSGGCAGTLSFSPSATVVVPMRVGSTDGSITVDVIFTPASRAALSGCVITANGPGGGDPTIPVDGDGLASTLSITQPTINFNPQRHNGGTPEVRNLTVQNDGELDVTVAQFTTSLTNSTDFSLGALSGTIAGNGGTATLPITFNPASNGAKTSTLSIGATNDSPDVPTNITLNGTGTQSVLTVAATLTIGPTPAGTAATNTLSVQNTGVEPLNIATMAITGAGASVFSFTDHGCTGQTCTTPGAIAMSVTEPFVVRCNSATGGTFGATLTITSDDGVSATDVVTLSCTTVPPTLSVTTPTNFGTIRVGTPAAVKTITISNAAGAQALTYTAVTSSAGEFPLTCVTHPTCTGTVAAGANATIQVGFVPTAVGARSGSITLTTNDPDPTDATKVIPVAGTGAISTVSAANTLSFSTVDIAAAGGVTQPLVITNSGGVSLNLVGSMTITGDPSGNFTFAFGSCTTGQTCSSLPSVAAGGNTTITLRCDPATIGLKTGTLNIPTDDPASPKTVSLTCTGATPDLQIAGTPLADFGNQRINNTSPTTRTFTISNPAGTTTSAMTYTVSPPAQHFSIACSAPGCTGTLNPGATAVTVTVSFRPTVTGPVTGNVNVASSDVSTPSVNIAVSGTGVEPLVALTAPVPSAPPTVGGAVTFTDTNVGATSATQTITVQNTGSMTLTITSVTNSNTADFDLVGPATTTIAPAGTASWTVACSPDTQGTRTGTISVVNDSNNDTAVDVGLSCSAIRGRIVVTSATPFAYTQPTNTIDFGTTFLNQSKMTTVTISNIGNRPVTISTITSAPAAQGYTLGAASAMVVPAGGTITLPITFMPTLNTQGTATVTLATDWNTLAFTVTGDGVDSGLVIMPGAGAGCVNTLSAYDYGQVAWDASRPQGFCFKNIGQAAAPLTSVTLIGAAGNYTIAGVPGTLPTLITGQQLDVTVTADPNDAMLGVFTATLDVTSTLPGADAHRTVALTMTSVGPTMALNPGAALDFGGVDVDLVGGRVLPLTVTNMLPAGAAPLVISGVTNPTGSFSLVGAMPGTIASGESVTMMVRFDPSVERSAATMESSSFTINTTGYYVGGVRQPLGQAITLTGYGVDQHVSVSAPTIAFGDVYRNPRADDPRAVKTVAVCNTGEAALAVSMITDPAAPFDVTSASTLSLTGVAAPGGAPVCQDVTVEFRPADEAYQSYTGAITVMNDDEGNAMAEVTLSGTSIVRPVTVTSGVTATDVLAVGVPVRLTEVFPTGLTAKNEAIPAEPFTIELRPTSAQARVEVVGDAERELAMGETEVYDLTITAQTAGDVTFTADVYLDGDTFPHAQIPVTLTAVDVQVRGGGGCSTSGKGGRGTVALLVLALAVAMRRRRAARGVLALAVIAAVAATAAPAAAQGSRDLELSTFSPAPATEGQMFAIESPTVGAKGAWALDLAFNHAVSPMTIADTGMAGGDIVSGRTAVELGFAYAIAAKLELGVRVPLLSQQGANPGIAGLDFSNGGGSTIGDIGVLARYALVDGAKTKVGASATITAPTAKADQFAGSGTVTGAARLLLSQAAGKRITLAANAGFLVRGGATEFAGMTQGHQVLFGAGVSVRTLEKLWLIGETFGRMGLGSDDAAAASPIEATVGLRYRMGQSVALSLGGGTGLRAGIGAPKVRGFLMLSFSPKARKDAPLHIYVPPPPRDVGDDDGDGVVNADDACKLDAEDMDGFEDEDGCPDADNDKDSLLDADDKCPNQPEDKDGFEDDDGCIDPDNDGDGVPDTEDKCPSEPEDKDGFQDDDGCEEPDNDGDGVPDVLDQCAMEPETINGNADEDGCPDKGDSLIMVMPDRIEVLDPVTFVGTTTKLSKNAPKALSQIGATMRADRKIKRLRITVHVHPRGPGDEALSQKRADEIRTWLVNWGVEPERLDSRGIGSKRPLVPKKAKGAEQINDRVEFIIFERQ